tattttactccTTTAAATATCAAAACACGTTTGTCTCTGCTGTTTATCACCAGCACTTCACTCTTGCTGCTCACATGACAGCCCACAAGAACTACAATAAGTTTAGAACCTGTGCAAACTCATGACACAGATGTGCAAACATCTGCCAGCTAGAGATCCTCCAAATTTGCAAACAAACTGGATGGCACCAATGTGATATAATACTGTATATACTGTGTGACTTTGGGATCACAATCAAACATTGCCCTTTTGTGCTGCTCAGTTTGGGGCCAGGTTTCCAGGTCATTTCCTAACTCCCACTGTCACAATTTCAGCATTCCTTACAACAAACTCAGGATTTTTATTGCCTACACTCAGCTGGCAGGGTCAGGTACACACAGAACATCCAAATTCACATTTACACATTATTTTCACAATTTATAATGACCAGCACTTCCTCATTAACTGTTCCCCACAACTTTACAGTAGCAGACAAAATCAGAACACAAAACACCCAGAAGGACTCAGCCTTGCTGTGAAGACCAAGTATTTCCCTGAAGTTTAAAGCCTTTTCttcacagcagagctgtcaaGAGTCTTACCAAGTTTGATCAAGGTCAGACAGATGTCAGAATTAAACCTCAAGCTTGCAGcaaattatataaatatgaaAGAAGAGAGGTTTGACAACTTTCTGGTGAGAGGAGTTGTCAAACCAGGAGCACTTCTCTGTAGAAGTGGTTCTATAAAGCCCAGGGCAGGCAAAGCTCTGATTAAAGTCAATAAAGAttctcccagagcagcagctgccctctCCAGCACCTTGTGGCCTGAGTCCAACCTTTTGACAGCTGAAATATGCTGCACAATGGATGCCAGTCAGCTCAGGAGTAAAGTAACAACTGCTTTCACTGCACTGCTAGGATATGGTTCTTAACAAGGctacttgggggaaaaaatcccaaaaacaaacagaaagccTACAGTGCTGGTAGCAGAAACCCCATATCTTCCTCCCCCTGTGAgtgagttttaaaaataaatacttaaaaCCTTGGATCACCTTCCTACATAAACTATGGTGGACTGATCAACTCATGGGTGCAAGAAACAAGTCATTTTTAGAAATCTGGTTCCACACTTTGTGCTACTTACAGGTCAATAGTAAACACAAAAATCTGAATGGAGAAAAATAGAGCATTTAATGGAAGTTGTGTAAGACCACCTTTTGTATTGCACATCTTCACACATTTGTCACACACTCACCTTTTTAATCCTTTCCAAGCCTTTAAAAAGAGGAGTCTCTACACTTACCATGTTGGGGTTGGTCAGCCCTGTCAAAAACACACATTTCACTGAAATCAATGTGGATTTGCCCCTGCAGAGAGGGGCTAACTGAAGGCATTGTGCAAGTTAATCCCAACAGGTCACTGACCAGTGTGACAAAGGTTGGGGACAGCACCCATCTCACAGCACATCCAACAGGTGGCCACTTCCACTGCTGCCAACACAGCTTTCACAGCTGCTCATGAAATGGAAACACAGGAGCTCCACCCCAGACAATTTGCTGAGGCAAAATCATCACTTTCTGCAGAGCTTGATTTTAAATCTAAGCATAAAGGTCTGAGAAAAGGGTTTTCAACCAGGACACTAACTGCCTTCATGAGAACATCCCAAAGCACgtggaagaaataaaaagtagCAGGCTATAGGAATTGTGCTAAGTCTAAAATGAGTGATTTCCACAGCAGAGTAGGATGGCTGAACTTTGTAGCTTTCAAAATAACAAGATACTTACATTGTGACTCTCCTAagacaaataatttatttccatcAGTCAGGATATACTGCACTTAAAACTAGGCAGGTTCATTGGAAACCTTTCTAAAAGGCAGCAATAACAGCAAAGAAACCCCTTCTTGATCttcttaaatttttaatttgttatGATTAAAAATATGCAAACTCAAGGCTTTGAAAGGAGCTTTCAGATTCATTTCTATTGAGCCTACTCTTATCTGGGGTCTTTTCCAAAGTTTATGGATAAGGAGAAAAGAAGCCTTCAATCAATAAACAGGAAactttaaaatctttaaaattacAGACAAAGCAGATTAGGAAGGTGGAAAGAAATTGGAGACACTCACCTCCACTCTGCTGACTCAGATACAAGCAGGACAAGAAACATAATACAATTCCTCTCTTATGCAAATACAAATGCATTTGGGGACAAACAGTTTACAGCTACCAACCACAGAGCAGGGTCAGGGCTGAGATCTTCTCCTTGATACCCCACACCAACActcaaaatgcattttctccCTACTTCTTTAATCTGCCCCACACCTGCTGGATGGACAAACTCCAATGAAATCACCTGCTAAAGGAATAATGCTAACACCAGACTCGCTGCCTTTCATTTCACACCAAACATCATTCCTGCTGCAGAAATAGCTGCAATAACACCAAAACTACCTTAGCAACTTTCAAAGGGAGCTTTTGCTCCAAGCATTGACCCACCATTCATTCCGTTGTACAAACTCCTGTGGTGAGGGGACAGCTCATCTGTCACTTGTCTCCTGAGGGTCCCTTCTCTGCTGCCTCCGCTGAGGTGTTTGAGGtgctctgggctccctccatAGTGCTGTTTGAGGTGCTCTGGGCTCGTACCCCTCACCTTGTGCAGGTGCTCTGTACTTCCACTGGGCGTGTGCTTCTGCAGGTGGTCAGGGCTGCCCCCGCTGTGCTTTTGGTGCTCAGGGCTACCCCCAGGCCTCTGCTTTTGAAAGTGTTCAGGGCTACTACTCAAAACGTGCTTTGGGATAGtttctgggctgctgctgctgtgcttttgCGGTTCAGGTACTTTGACAATGGTTTTGTGGTGCTCAGGGCTCGGCCCTTTCAGGTGGTGATCAGGACTGCCAGAACCCCTGGGCTTCTGCAGGTGCTCGGGGCTGATACTCCTGTGCTTCTGATGCTCAGGGCTCCCTTCCCCCCGAGGTTTCTGCAGGTGCTCTGGACTGGTGCTTGGGTGGTGTTTGTGATGGTCtgggctgtcagtgctgcccgtgctggaggtgctgctgccaTCCCCCACATCTCTGATGTAGGCACTGGCGGCCGTCAGCTGGCACAGGCTGATCTGGCTGTCGATGGAGCTCCGGCTGCCTGCTCCTCCGCTCTTCTCCTCATCCAGCAACACACAcaactccttcagctccaggTTCTCCTTAAccacttcttcctgcctcacttccagctccttcagcttctGCAGGTACAGGGCCACCTCCTTGTGCATGACGCTGGCGCTGTACCTGCCCAGGCGCTGCCACTCACGGGACACCCTCTTGCCCTTCTGCCGGTCGTCGTCCAGGAAGCAGCACAGGTCCCTCAGCTCCTGGTTATCTTCCTGCAGCTTCTGGTTGATGTCCTTGAAAAGAAAGATCATCATGGCAGAGGGGTGTCTAAAGGAATTGATGTTAAACTGTAACTGCAGACTCGTGTTTAAGCACTCCAGTGAGGCATAAATAATCCCATGTGCAGATCTGGCACGTTGGAACAGCCCCGTGCTTTGAGCAAACAGAGCTGCTGTCCAGCAAAAACTTCCCTCAGCTTGGAGCTAATTTCTAATCTCTgagacagcagaaaagtttcaggtgcttaattaattttcATGCTAAATGCCAGAGTAATTTAGCTCCCAAATTGGGCAAAGATTGTAAGTGCTCTCATGATGATCTCGCTCCCCTGAGAAATATTCACCTGCAAGTTATTGCTAGATAAAAGTGCAAGGTACATCAGAAATTGTGATCTCtcttaaataattaattattaacaTTTAGACTCCCTAAAGCATAGTCACTTATAAAGATGAccattttggggagtttttaaAGAGAGGGGTTTGCTGGATTTTGTTTCTGATTGGCATAAAAAGCCTTGTCAGTTATGACTTTAACCAGGACTGCTTCAACCACTCTGAAATGAAATCATCTgcttaaacagatttttttttcacccctAACAAAATGAAGTACATAATTCTATGCCCTTCCCGAAGTGAGGAACAGTCTGAAGCAAATGCTCTGAAGTAAAAATGTTCAGGGTACTACTACAGCAGAATAAAAGCATTTCCAGTGTTTTATCCTTCTGGCTTGGACTTGTGACCATATTTGTCTTTCTCCCATCATCTACATGTCCATTCCTTATGTATGACATTACAGCCAGAGATTAGCCAAAGTTGTTAAAAAGTCAGTCTTACAGAAACACCATTTCAGTAAAGTTTCCTAAGGAAAGGAAGCTTTTGTAACTCCATCAGA
This sequence is a window from Zonotrichia albicollis isolate bZonAlb1 chromosome 3, bZonAlb1.hap1, whole genome shotgun sequence. Protein-coding genes within it:
- the CCDC85A gene encoding coiled-coil domain-containing protein 85A isoform X1, which codes for MRVTCRAAGGAAGCLCASIRRGAAITGWESRDAASGSAAWGQKRSPSFPPAQRWSRGHPAGSGLALSPGGGGGAAPGARGGSASAPGCRAATMSKVAAESCGAAPAEDLSKVSDEELLKWSKEELIRSLRRAEAEKMSAMLDHSNLIREVNRRLQLHLGEIRGLKDINQKLQEDNQELRDLCCFLDDDRQKGKRVSREWQRLGRYSASVMHKEVALYLQKLKELEVRQEEVVKENLELKELCVLLDEEKSGGAGSRSSIDSQISLCQLTAASAYIRDVGDGSSTSSTGSTDSPDHHKHHPSTSPEHLQKPRGEGSPEHQKHRSISPEHLQKPRGSGSPDHHLKGPSPEHHKTIVKVPEPQKHSSSSPETIPKHVLSSSPEHFQKQRPGGSPEHQKHSGGSPDHLQKHTPSGSTEHLHKVRGTSPEHLKQHYGGSPEHLKHLSGGSREGTLRRQVTDELSPHHRSLYNGMNESTLSYVRQLEARVRQLEEENRMLPQDALRMPGGAEGSHCSANEPANVTAHGSASQQSDSVVNALKVVWRKLGDAAGSCPGIRQHLSGNQYKGPM
- the CCDC85A gene encoding coiled-coil domain-containing protein 85A isoform X2, translating into MRVTCRAAGGAAGCLCASIRRGAAITGWESRDAASGSAAWGQKRSPSFPPAQRWSRGHPAGSGLALSPGGGGGAAPGARGGSASAPGCRAATMSKVAAESCGAAPAEDLSKVSDEELLKWSKEELIRSLRRAEAEKMSAMLDHSNLIREVNRRLQLHLGEIRGLKDINQKLQEDNQELRDLCCFLDDDRQKGKRVSREWQRLGRYSASVMHKEVALYLQKLKELEVRQEEVVKENLELKELCVLLDEEKSGGAGSRSSIDSQISLCQLTAASAYIRDVGDGSSTSSTGSTDSPDHHKHHPSTSPEHLQKPRGEGSPEHQKHRSISPEHLQKPRGSGSPDHHLKGPSPEHHKTIVKVPEPQKHSSSSPETIPKHVLSSSPEHFQKQRPGGSPEHQKHSGGSPDHLQKHTPSGSTEHLHKVRGTSPEHLKQHYGGSPEHLKHLSGGSREGTLRRQVTDELSPHHRSLYNGMNESTLSYVRQLEARVRQLEEENRMLPQVVWRKLGDAAGSCPGIRQHLSGNQYKGPM
- the CCDC85A gene encoding coiled-coil domain-containing protein 85A isoform X3 → MRVTCRAAGGAAGCLCASIRRGAAITGWESRDAASGSAAWGQKRSPSFPPAQRWSRGHPAGSGLALSPGGGGGAAPGARGGSASAPGCRAATMSKVAAESCGAAPAEDLSKVSDEELLKWSKEELIRSLRRAEAEKMSAMLDHSNLIREVNRRLQLHLGEIRGLKDINQKLQEDNQELRDLCCFLDDDRQKGKRVSREWQRLGRYSASVMHKEVALYLQKLKELEVRQEEVVKENLELKELCVLLDEEKSGGAGSRSSIDSQISLCQLTAASAYIRDVGDGSSTSSTGSTDSPDHHKHHPSTSPEHLQKPRGEGSPEHQKHRSISPEHLQKPRGSGSPDHHLKGPSPEHHKTIVKVPEPQKHSSSSPETIPKHVLSSSPEHFQKQRPGGSPEHQKHSGGSPDHLQKHTPSGSTEHLHKVRGTSPEHLKQHYGGSPEHLKHLSGGSREGTLRRQVTDELSPHHRSLYNGMNGCVEETWRCCRVVPWN